The sequence below is a genomic window from Providencia rettgeri.
GAAATTTAATGTTTTACATTATCGGTCCAAGAGGTTCGGGGAAAACCACAATAGGTAAAAAACTTGCAGAATCTAAAGGTTATCAATTTGTTGATACAGATAAATTGATTTTAGAAAAAGCTGGAAAAAGTATTGCTGAAATTGTTGAACAGCACGGCTGGGATTACTTTCGTCAATTAGAGACTGACGTTCTTAAGTCGATTAAGCAAAATAACATGATTGTATCTACTGGTGGAGGCCTTGTTCTTGCAGAAGAAAATCAGCAAATTATGCGTAATAACGGCACCGTTATTTATTTAAATACCAATCCTGAAGTTTTAGCAAAACGCCTTGCTGCGGAACCACAAGCCGATCAGCGGCCAAGCTTGACGGGGAAATCTTTAGTTGAAGAAATTGAAGAAGTGATGCAGCAAAGGGAGCCTATATATCGCGCGACAGCACACCATATTATTGATGCTGCGCAGCCAGTCGACGATATCATCACACAACTTAATGATTTAACTTAAACGTATTTATGGTAAGTCATCGGTATTTTAGGAATATACCAATTAGAGTAAATGGAGCGGCTCAGTAAGATAGACGCAGCTAAGGGTAGAAACGTATCACTCTAATATATCAAAATATAATCATAGTATAGGGATTCATTATGTTGGCAAAGGTAGTCAAAACA
It includes:
- the aroL gene encoding shikimate kinase AroL — encoded protein: MFYIIGPRGSGKTTIGKKLAESKGYQFVDTDKLILEKAGKSIAEIVEQHGWDYFRQLETDVLKSIKQNNMIVSTGGGLVLAEENQQIMRNNGTVIYLNTNPEVLAKRLAAEPQADQRPSLTGKSLVEEIEEVMQQREPIYRATAHHIIDAAQPVDDIITQLNDLT